One segment of Prosthecobacter debontii DNA contains the following:
- a CDS encoding type II toxin-antitoxin system RelE/ParE family toxin — translation MKISVHSLAQRDYSRALDYYEQESVALAERFEAAIQQGFAKIIASPKAFPYHLKSQIYRRYKTAPFLYPIVYRLKEDEIRIIAIKHEKQRPSFGMNRS, via the coding sequence ATGAAAATCTCCGTTCATTCGCTCGCTCAAAGGGATTACTCCAGGGCGCTTGATTATTATGAGCAAGAGAGCGTTGCTTTAGCAGAGCGATTTGAAGCAGCTATCCAACAGGGTTTTGCCAAGATCATCGCTTCGCCTAAAGCCTTCCCTTACCATCTAAAATCGCAGATTTATCGTCGTTACAAAACGGCCCCTTTTCTTTATCCGATTGTTTATCGCCTCAAAGAAGATGAGATCAGAATCATTGCGATCAAGCATGAGAAGCAGCGTCCTTCTTTTGGAATGAACCGAAGCTGA
- a CDS encoding ABC transporter ATP-binding protein produces MHDFLSIEKVSRHFGALKAVDDVSLCIRQGEIFSLLGPSGCGKTTLLKMLAGFEQPDAGRIVLNGQDITALPPERRPVNTVFQNYALFPHLSVWENIAFGPKLAGKSRVQIQNAVENMLALIQMGDHARKRPQQLSGGQRQRVAIARALVNEPQVLLLDEPLAALDLKLRQHLLAELQTIHREVGTTFIYVTHDQGEALSLSHRIAVLEKGQIAQVDTPQALYEAPANGFVASFIGDANFLTGTVEEPQSGGFVRVKVTGLDSPLVTGRPGLHSGQCVKLMVRPEKLHLSLQRPASHERVNVGRCQIEAATYYGAHHRLRVRCGDRSLHVQHSSRDAELSPGQEVWISFQPEAARVVD; encoded by the coding sequence TTGCACGATTTTCTCTCCATCGAAAAGGTTTCTCGCCATTTCGGCGCTCTCAAGGCCGTGGATGACGTCTCTCTCTGCATTCGGCAGGGGGAGATCTTTTCCCTGCTGGGCCCCAGCGGCTGTGGCAAAACCACCTTGCTGAAGATGCTGGCCGGTTTCGAGCAACCCGACGCGGGTCGTATCGTCTTGAATGGGCAGGACATCACGGCTCTCCCCCCTGAGCGCCGGCCGGTGAATACCGTGTTTCAAAACTACGCGCTCTTTCCCCACCTGAGCGTCTGGGAAAACATTGCCTTCGGGCCTAAACTCGCCGGGAAATCTCGGGTGCAAATCCAGAATGCGGTGGAGAACATGCTCGCGCTCATCCAGATGGGCGACCACGCGCGCAAACGCCCTCAGCAACTCAGTGGCGGCCAACGGCAGCGGGTGGCCATCGCCCGTGCTCTGGTGAATGAACCCCAAGTCCTCCTGCTGGATGAACCTCTGGCGGCGCTCGATCTGAAATTGCGCCAGCACCTGCTTGCTGAGCTACAAACCATTCATCGTGAAGTCGGCACCACCTTCATCTATGTTACCCACGATCAGGGAGAAGCGCTGAGCCTGAGTCATCGCATCGCGGTCCTGGAGAAAGGTCAAATTGCTCAGGTGGATACCCCTCAGGCTCTGTATGAGGCTCCTGCCAACGGCTTTGTCGCCTCCTTCATTGGCGATGCCAATTTCCTCACCGGCACGGTGGAGGAGCCTCAGTCGGGGGGATTCGTTCGTGTCAAGGTCACCGGTCTGGATAGTCCGCTCGTCACTGGTCGTCCAGGCTTGCATTCAGGTCAATGTGTGAAACTCATGGTTAGGCCCGAGAAGCTGCATCTCAGTCTTCAGCGCCCTGCTAGCCACGAACGCGTGAACGTGGGCCGCTGCCAGATCGAAGCCGCCACTTACTACGGTGCTCATCATCGTCTGCGGGTGCGCTGTGGAGATCGCAGCCTGCACGTACAGCACTCCAGCCGCGATGCGGAGCTTTCCCCGGGGCAAGAAGTGTGGATCAGCTTCCAACCCGAGGCAGCACGGGTGGTGGATTGA